In a genomic window of Gloeothece verrucosa PCC 7822:
- a CDS encoding PEP-CTERM sorting domain-containing protein: MVNKFGLFMVKVSTIAKTVVVESASSAHAASFEFFLGDQGSGILSFDNSSITGIGLETVQLSELKNADFFYSYVGIPSSPFPPTAIISGSKTPISFNFNQGELSGIFLESELIYNEVFYPGGSTGVTINGIHSLFLLGGSYEQYFTGTVSVGGFDVNTGEFFEYTDTYTNDLLSSGSIIFKTVEPIPEPLTFLGTGAALCFGTFFKGKLSKNKAALPYL; encoded by the coding sequence ATGGTTAACAAATTTGGCCTTTTTATGGTGAAAGTCTCAACTATAGCCAAAACTGTGGTTGTCGAATCGGCTTCATCGGCTCATGCGGCTTCTTTTGAGTTTTTCCTTGGTGACCAAGGGTCTGGTATTTTATCTTTTGACAATTCTTCCATAACAGGAATAGGTTTAGAAACTGTTCAGTTATCTGAACTAAAAAATGCTGATTTTTTTTATTCTTATGTAGGCATTCCCTCGTCGCCCTTTCCTCCAACCGCCATAATCTCGGGTTCTAAAACTCCCATTAGTTTTAACTTTAATCAAGGAGAATTGTCAGGAATATTTTTAGAATCAGAGCTAATTTACAATGAAGTATTTTATCCAGGGGGTAGTACGGGAGTAACAATTAATGGGATACATTCGCTTTTTCTTCTGGGTGGTAGCTACGAGCAATATTTTACGGGAACCGTTTCTGTGGGAGGATTCGATGTTAATACTGGAGAATTTTTTGAATACACAGATACCTATACTAATGATTTACTATCTTCAGGAAGTATAATTTTTAAGACAGTAGAACCAATTCCAGAACCTTTAACGTTTTTGGGTACTGGGGCAGCATTATGTTTTGGCACTTTCTTCAAAGGTAAATTATCTAAAAATAAAGCGGCTCTCCCGTACCTGTGA